In Bradyrhizobium guangzhouense, the DNA window ATCGCGCCGAACAGACCGGAATCAACAACACAACCTGGTGGTATTACGGTCCTCAGGACGATCGCACCATCAAATCCGTCGAAAACATCAACAAGCTCCACGCCCATTATGCCAAACAGTACCCGGGCGATTTTTCTGATCACGAAGATTAGATCTACACGCTTGCCTTCACGGCGATCGCCATGGATCTGGCATTCAAGGCGATGGGATTGAAGGGCTTCAACGAGAAGCAAAAATAGCAGCTCACAAGTTTTGGGGTGAGATGGCAAAGCTATTCGTCGCCGAAGGTGGCGTACCTTTACACGGGTATCCTAAGGACTGGGACGGTCTCGTTGCATTTTGCCGGGATTTCGAAAGCAGGGAGCGATCAGTGACCGAGAGAGGGAATCTGATCGTCAACGCGCTCTTCGATCAGTTCAGCTATCGCTATTTTCCGCCAGGCTTGCGGTGGTTGGGTCACCAGATGTTGCGATCAATGGCGCTGCCTTCGACGCTGAAGGCGCATGGCATTCCGCCGGCGCATCCCTTGGCTCAAGTACTCATACCGCGATCGTTGGGCTGCGTGGCCTGGATTGCAAAGACGCTCCTTCCTGATCCGCGGATCAGCTACATGGAACAAAGGAGCAGTATGCCGGCGGAAAACAGGAAGAAGCTGCGTAATCGGATCAATGTCCTTGATGAACAGTTTCCATCCTACTTTATCGGACGTCATGCCGAGGATCAGGCATGGGCTGGCTGTCCCTATCATGCTGCGCTGAAGTGCACCTGGACAATCCGCCCCCGCCGTTCAGGTGAGGGCTCTTGAGAAGCAGTCGAGCGTGCTCGACGCCAATTGACCCGGGACATTTTGGAGAATGAAAGAAATGGTTAGCGACAACATCGTGGCAGGCTCGGTGCTGACTGGGCAATTCTTCACGGGCGAATGGTCATCTAGCAAATCCGCCTTTGAGGCAGTCGAACCTGCGACCGGTGCGGTGATTGGTAAGGTTGGTCTTGCAAGCGCGGTCGACATTGGGAGCGCTTCTGCGAATGCACGGCAGGCGCAGGTCTCGTGGGCCGCGACGGCGCCAGATGCACGCGAAAACATACTTCTAAAGGCGTGCGAAGTCGGCGAGCGTTATAGGGATGACATCGTCACCTGGATCATGCGAGAGAGCGGCGCGGTCCGCTTGAAGGCTGAGATCGAGCTCGCAGGTACGCTCAAAGCAATCCGGCTTGCGGCTGCGATGCCCTCGCAAGCTCAAGGGAACGTGCTTCCAAGCCCGGGAGGGCGCATCAGCTTCGTGCGGCGACGCCCACTCGGGGTGATCGGCGTGATATCACCCTTCAATTTCCCGCTCTACCTTGCCGAGCGCGCCATTGCGCCGGCCCTGGCCGTCGGAAACGCGGTGGTAGTCAAGCCGGATCTGCGGACTGCTATTTGTGGTGGCTTCGTTATTGCGCGCCTCTTCGAATTGGCGGGTGTGCCGAAAGGCGTTCTTCAGGTGCTGCCCGGTCGAGAGGATGCTGGTGAGGCTCTGTGCAAGGACCCCAATGTGGCGATGATCCAATTTACCGGGTCGAGCAGGGCGGGGCGAATGGTCGGACAGGTGGCTGGACAGCATCTCAAGAAGGTGTCCCTCGAACTTGGCGGCAAGAACTCACTTATCATCCTAGACGACGCAGATCTGGATACCGCCGTTCGTGCCGCCGCCTTTTCGGCGTTCTTTCATCAAGGACAAGTTTGCATGAGCGCTGGACGCATTCTCGTGCAGAGAAACATCTTCGACGCTTTCAGCGATGCGCTCGTCAGATATGCGAAGACTTTGAAAGTTGGCAACCCTCTCGACCCTTCCGTTGCCCTCGGTCCGATGATCAATCAGCATCAGCTAAATCATGCACTAACCCTGATTGACCGCTCCGTCACCGAGGGAGCTCGGCTGCTAACGGGAGGCAAGGCGGAGGGCCTGTTTCTTCAGCCCTCCGTGCTGGCGGAGATCTCACCCACCAATCCGGCCTATCGTGACGAGCTCTTCGCTCCGGTCGCGGTGCTTGTCCCATTTGAGACGGATGTACAGGCCGGGCAAATGGCGAATGATACCGAATATGGGCTCTCTGCTGTGATCATCTCGCGCAACATCGGCAGGGCAATGGCAATTGGCGAGCAATTACGAACGGGTTTGCTACACATCAATGATCAGACGATCAACGACGATGTGGTCAATCCCTTCGGCGGCTCCGGCACATCGGGCAATGGCACATCGATCGGCGGTATCGCTAACTGGGAAGAGTTCACTCAATGGCAATGGGTGACGATCAAAGCTGAGCTGCAGCCCTATTCACTCTAAACTCGACACTCGATCACTGACTGAATGACCAATGCGCCCGTGGCGCTGATTGTTTCTCTAAGTTCCCGGCGGAGTGTTCACCAAGCTCCCTCCCACTTGGCCGTACTCTACTACCAAGAGTACGGCCTCTCTTTTCGGATCAAGGCAAGATCTGTTCGAAGGCTATCGAGTTGATCCGGACTCGTAAAGCTCGATCAACGTCTGTCTTCGACACACGCAAATCTTTTTTGGGTAGATTGGCCAAAGCCTTGGCCATCCCGATCTTAGCTTTGAGCAATAGCAGGAAGCGCTCGCTCGCGGCGGCTTGACCTGCCACTGAATTTTCATCCAGCAGCAGTTAGAGTCTCGGAGTTCGCGCCAAGTGAGGCTGCTGCGCGCGCGTGGAGAAAGAGTGCGGTTGCTACGATTAGGTGAAGCCCAAAGCGGAAACGCCAATGGTATCGCTATAGCGCACCGAAACCTGATCTCGCCCTGCACGCTTGGCGCGATACAAAGCTTCGTCTGCAAGGCCAAGTACTTTCGACAATCCCTCGCTTCCCTTGGAAACCGCCAGCCCAATGCTAACCGTGACCTTGGTCAAGGCACCATTTCGGGCAACTTCTCTCTGCCCGCAAGCCTGCCGCAACTGCTCAGCGAGTAAAACTGCATCGCTCGGAGATACGCCCAACAGCAGCGCCGCGAATTCTTCGCCTCCATGCCTGCCAATCACGAGGCTATGCTCCTTCGCGAACGACTTGAGCACGTCCCCGATTTCAACCAGCACCGCATCACCGAAATCATGACCGTATTGATCATTTATGCCCTTGAACCGATCGATATCCATCATCAAGCCTATAGCGGGAAGGTGACGATCGTATGCCTCTGCGAGAGCCTTGGCTGCAACCTCGTTAAATCCTCTTCGATTCAAGAGACCGGTGAGTTGGTCAACTCTCGAAAGTCTTAGGA includes these proteins:
- a CDS encoding GGDEF domain-containing protein is translated as MNDPLMTLGDVYRRTVRDVAIGLVLTVPLVWLAYAYLFGPEGNVSSLYATGCVALLGTLASIGIGGAMSLRSNLLQQKLIATQAELLRLSRVDQLTGLLNRRGFNEVAAKALAEAYDRHLPAIGLMMDIDRFKGINDQYGHDFGDAVLVEIGDVLKSFAKEHSLVIGRHGGEEFAALLLGVSPSDAVLLAEQLRQACGQREVARNGALTKVTVSIGLAVSKGSEGLSKVLGLADEALYRAKRAGRDQVSVRYSDTIGVSALGFT
- a CDS encoding benzaldehyde dehydrogenase — translated: MKEMVSDNIVAGSVLTGQFFTGEWSSSKSAFEAVEPATGAVIGKVGLASAVDIGSASANARQAQVSWAATAPDARENILLKACEVGERYRDDIVTWIMRESGAVRLKAEIELAGTLKAIRLAAAMPSQAQGNVLPSPGGRISFVRRRPLGVIGVISPFNFPLYLAERAIAPALAVGNAVVVKPDLRTAICGGFVIARLFELAGVPKGVLQVLPGREDAGEALCKDPNVAMIQFTGSSRAGRMVGQVAGQHLKKVSLELGGKNSLIILDDADLDTAVRAAAFSAFFHQGQVCMSAGRILVQRNIFDAFSDALVRYAKTLKVGNPLDPSVALGPMINQHQLNHALTLIDRSVTEGARLLTGGKAEGLFLQPSVLAEISPTNPAYRDELFAPVAVLVPFETDVQAGQMANDTEYGLSAVIISRNIGRAMAIGEQLRTGLLHINDQTINDDVVNPFGGSGTSGNGTSIGGIANWEEFTQWQWVTIKAELQPYSL